From the genome of Geminocystis herdmanii PCC 6308, one region includes:
- a CDS encoding F0F1 ATP synthase subunit gamma, protein MSNLKAIRDRIDSVKNTKKITEAMRLVAAAKVRRAQEQVTATRPFADTLAQVLYGLQNRLRFEDVDLPLLKQREVKTVALFVVTGDRGLCGGYNTNVIKKAEQRAAELKAQGINYTYVTIGRKAGQYFKRRNEPIAGQYFGLEQIPTANESGAMADELLSLFFTGTVDRVELIYTRFVSLISSSPVIQTLLPLTPQGLEVQDDEIFRLTVKGGSFQVERESVANTASSLPRDMIFEQDPVQILDSLLPLYINNQLLRALQESAASELAARMTAMSNASENAKELMKTLTLSYNKARQASITQQILEVVSGANALG, encoded by the coding sequence ATGTCTAATTTAAAAGCGATACGCGATCGCATTGACTCAGTAAAAAATACAAAAAAAATTACTGAAGCTATGCGTCTAGTAGCGGCGGCGAAGGTGAGAAGAGCTCAAGAACAAGTGACAGCAACCCGCCCTTTTGCGGATACTTTAGCACAAGTTCTTTACGGCTTACAAAATCGTCTCCGTTTTGAAGATGTGGATTTACCCCTACTCAAACAACGAGAAGTTAAAACCGTTGCTTTATTCGTAGTTACGGGCGATCGAGGTTTATGTGGTGGTTACAATACCAACGTAATTAAAAAAGCCGAACAACGAGCTGCTGAATTAAAAGCCCAAGGTATTAATTATACCTACGTCACGATCGGACGTAAAGCAGGACAATACTTCAAACGTAGAAACGAGCCCATTGCGGGGCAGTATTTTGGTTTAGAGCAAATTCCTACGGCGAATGAGTCGGGAGCGATGGCGGATGAATTACTATCCTTATTCTTTACAGGAACGGTCGATCGAGTAGAATTAATTTACACTCGTTTTGTGTCCTTAATTAGTTCTTCTCCTGTCATTCAAACTCTGTTGCCCTTAACTCCTCAAGGTTTAGAAGTACAAGACGATGAAATTTTCCGTTTAACCGTCAAAGGTGGTAGTTTTCAGGTAGAAAGAGAAAGCGTTGCTAATACTGCTTCTAGTTTACCTAGAGACATGATTTTTGAACAAGACCCCGTTCAGATTCTTGACTCACTACTTCCGTTGTACATTAATAACCAATTATTGAGAGCATTACAGGAATCGGCGGCTAGTGAATTAGCTGCGCGGATGACGGCTATGAGTAACGCTAGTGAAAATGCTAAGGAATTGATGAAAACCCTTACTTTATCCTATAACAAAGCTCGTCAAGCCTCTATTACTCAACAAATTCTCGAAGTTGTCTCTGGGGCAAATGCACTAGGTTAA
- a CDS encoding bifunctional aminoglycoside phosphotransferase/ATP-binding protein, with translation MYQEKLIQKMQEGNFYPHKVNHPIEIIQTHCSIVFLTGDYAYKMKKKVDFGFLDYSTLEKRKHFLEEELRMNKTIAPELYLQVIPISYFQEEFIFNDDSQSIEYILKMRQFPQENLFLNLFEVGKLTEKHLQDLGKIVANFHKNTDTNDYINSFGTAEKIGESINQNYQQTAKYIGEVQTLEKYQQTKAFTDNFLRLNENLFKQRQINHKIRECHGDLHLKNICIWQDKIQLFDRIEFNEPFRFVDVMYDVAFLVMDINSKGEKELANVFLNTYLERTGDWEGLQVLPLYLSRQAYVRAKVTSFLLDDSAITETLKKEAKKNADDYYNLAWQYTQKSQGKLILMSGLSGSGKSTIARKIAQQNNAIHIRSDAVRKHLAGISLEEKGDDFLYSSSMTQKTYERLFYLAKLLTKQGFTIILDAKFDRVSLRQPMVEFAIQENIDLQIIYCTAPLNILFDRLQQRKGDISDATPELLAQQQAKLELFTDTEKAFLKIINTEEN, from the coding sequence ATGTATCAAGAAAAATTAATCCAAAAAATGCAAGAGGGAAATTTTTATCCCCATAAAGTTAACCATCCTATTGAAATTATACAAACTCATTGTTCGATCGTCTTTTTAACAGGAGATTATGCTTATAAAATGAAAAAAAAAGTTGATTTTGGTTTTTTAGATTATTCTACCCTTGAGAAAAGAAAGCACTTTCTTGAAGAAGAATTGAGAATGAATAAAACCATCGCTCCAGAACTTTATTTACAAGTAATTCCTATTAGTTATTTTCAGGAAGAATTTATTTTTAATGATGATAGCCAATCGATCGAATATATCTTAAAAATGAGACAGTTTCCCCAAGAAAATCTTTTTTTAAATCTTTTTGAAGTGGGTAAATTAACCGAAAAACATCTTCAAGATTTAGGTAAAATAGTTGCAAATTTCCATAAAAATACTGACACTAATGATTATATTAATAGTTTTGGTACTGCCGAAAAAATTGGAGAATCTATTAATCAAAATTATCAACAAACTGCTAAATATATTGGAGAAGTTCAAACTTTAGAAAAATATCAACAAACAAAAGCCTTTACTGATAATTTTTTAAGGTTAAATGAAAACCTCTTTAAACAAAGACAAATTAACCATAAAATTAGAGAATGTCATGGAGATTTACATTTAAAAAATATCTGTATTTGGCAAGACAAAATTCAACTGTTCGATCGAATAGAATTTAATGAGCCTTTCCGTTTTGTGGACGTGATGTATGATGTTGCTTTTTTAGTGATGGATATTAATTCTAAAGGGGAAAAAGAATTAGCTAATGTGTTTCTAAATACCTATTTAGAAAGAACAGGAGATTGGGAAGGTTTACAAGTTTTACCTTTATATTTAAGCCGTCAAGCCTATGTGAGAGCAAAAGTTACTTCCTTTTTATTAGATGATTCTGCTATTACTGAAACTCTTAAAAAAGAGGCGAAAAAAAATGCAGACGATTATTATAATTTAGCTTGGCAATATACCCAAAAATCTCAAGGAAAATTAATTTTAATGTCGGGATTATCCGGCTCAGGTAAAAGTACTATTGCTCGAAAAATCGCTCAACAAAATAATGCTATACATATTCGCTCTGATGCTGTCAGAAAACATTTAGCAGGAATATCTTTAGAGGAAAAAGGAGACGATTTTCTTTATTCTTCTTCCATGACACAAAAAACCTATGAGCGATTATTTTACTTAGCAAAATTGTTAACAAAACAAGGATTTACTATTATTTTAGATGCTAAATTCGATCGAGTTTCTTTAAGACAACCAATGGTTGAATTTGCCATTCAAGAAAATATTGATTTACAAATTATTTACTGTACCGCACCTTTAAATATTTTGTTCGATCGACTTCAGCAAAGAAAAGGAGATATTTCTGATGCAACCCCTGAATTATTAGCACAACAACAAGCTAAATTAGAACTTTTTACGGATACAGAAAAAGCCTTTTTAAAAATTATTAATACAGAAGAAAATTGA
- a CDS encoding ABC transporter permease, which produces MFWRKFTQDKMAMTGLWILILIILSILILPLFYQTSIEQIDFSKSTLTPSLQHPFGTNDLGQDQLARALFGGKISLTVGICAMAVSITIGTIIGAIAGYYGGILDNILMRLTDIFLSLPQLPVLLLVVYLFRDAIKTILGAQTGIFVLVILVIGLLNWMSVARLVRSSFLQLKEREFISAAKSLGANSARIILVHILPNVFSVIVVAATLSIGNAIIVESTLSFLGLGFPPDIPTWGRMLYDAQNYLTSAPYMAIFPGLAIFLTVLSINYIGDGLKDALNPK; this is translated from the coding sequence ATGTTTTGGCGTAAATTTACTCAAGATAAAATGGCGATGACGGGGTTATGGATTTTAATATTAATTATTCTCAGTATCTTAATTTTGCCCTTATTTTATCAAACCTCGATCGAGCAAATAGATTTTTCTAAATCCACTCTTACCCCTAGTTTACAGCATCCTTTTGGTACAAACGATCTAGGACAAGATCAATTAGCACGCGCATTATTTGGAGGGAAAATCTCCTTAACCGTAGGAATTTGTGCTATGGCGGTTTCTATTACTATTGGTACAATTATTGGTGCGATCGCAGGTTATTATGGAGGCATCCTTGATAATATCCTGATGAGATTAACAGATATATTTTTATCCTTACCTCAATTACCCGTATTGTTGTTAGTCGTTTATTTATTTCGGGATGCCATTAAAACCATTTTGGGCGCACAAACAGGAATTTTTGTTTTAGTAATCTTAGTTATTGGGTTGCTTAATTGGATGTCTGTGGCAAGACTTGTCAGGAGTTCATTTTTACAACTCAAAGAAAGAGAGTTTATTAGTGCGGCGAAAAGTTTAGGGGCAAATTCAGCTCGTATTATTTTGGTGCATATTCTGCCTAATGTTTTTAGTGTCATTGTCGTGGCGGCAACTTTATCGATCGGGAATGCTATTATTGTGGAGTCCACCCTTAGTTTTTTAGGGTTAGGGTTTCCTCCTGATATTCCGACATGGGGAAGAATGCTTTATGATGCCCAAAATTATCTCACCTCCGCTCCCTATATGGCGATATTTCCCGGGTTAGCAATATTTTTGACCGTTTTAAGTATAAATTATATTGGCGATGGACTTAAAGACGCTTTAAATCCCAAGTAA
- a CDS encoding AAA family ATPase, which translates to MRDKITTLKENLARTIVGKDDAIKLVIVALLSGGHALLEDVPGVGKTLLAKSLARSINGKFQRIQCTPDLLPSDVTGTNIWNPNTREFEFLAGPAFANILLTDEINRATPRTQSSLLEVMEEKQITVDGVARFVPSPFFVIATQNPVEYQGTFPLPEAQMDRFTISFSLGYPSFEEEVQMLERQLNTTTVDELSPCISLDEVKQLQAEVIKVKVSNELQKYIVNLVSASRTDDEITLGISPRGAIALQKASQSFAYLEGRDYVIPDDIKFLAPSVLCHRLIPSGGRNAKVIVARLLNTIAVEGE; encoded by the coding sequence ATGAGAGATAAAATTACCACCCTCAAAGAAAACTTAGCTCGTACTATTGTCGGCAAAGATGACGCAATTAAATTAGTTATTGTAGCATTATTAAGTGGTGGTCATGCTTTATTAGAAGATGTCCCCGGAGTGGGCAAAACCTTATTAGCTAAGTCTTTAGCTCGATCGATCAACGGCAAATTTCAACGGATTCAATGCACTCCCGACTTATTGCCTAGTGACGTAACAGGTACAAATATTTGGAATCCCAACACCAGAGAATTTGAATTTTTAGCAGGACCTGCTTTTGCTAATATCTTATTAACCGATGAAATCAATAGGGCGACTCCTCGAACCCAATCCTCTTTATTAGAAGTCATGGAAGAAAAACAAATAACCGTGGATGGTGTAGCTCGTTTTGTGCCGTCTCCTTTCTTTGTTATTGCCACTCAAAACCCCGTAGAGTATCAGGGTACGTTTCCTTTACCAGAAGCGCAAATGGATAGATTTACTATTTCTTTCAGCTTGGGTTATCCCTCCTTTGAAGAAGAAGTTCAAATGTTAGAAAGGCAACTAAACACCACTACTGTTGATGAGCTTTCTCCCTGTATTTCTTTAGATGAAGTAAAACAGTTACAAGCAGAAGTAATCAAAGTAAAAGTAAGTAATGAGTTACAAAAATATATTGTAAATTTAGTTTCCGCATCTAGAACTGATGACGAGATTACATTGGGGATTAGTCCTCGTGGTGCGATCGCTCTACAAAAAGCCAGTCAATCCTTCGCCTATTTAGAAGGTAGAGACTACGTTATCCCCGATGATATTAAATTTTTAGCGCCTAGTGTGCTATGTCATCGTTTAATTCCTTCTGGCGGTAGGAATGCTAAAGTTATCGTTGCCCGTTTATTAAACACGATCGCCGTGGAAGGTGAATAA